From the genome of Arthrobacter sp. SLBN-122:
TAACGCGGCGCCCGACCCTAGGCGCGGGACAGGGAAACCCAACGGTCCAGGACGGCAGCAGCAGCGCCGGAGTCGATTGATTGCGCCGCCCGTGCGAAAGCCCTTTGCATCCGCGCCAGGAACGGTCCCTCGGCTTCACGGTCAAACGCCACCAGACCGGCCGCTGCATTGACCAGGACCGCGTCGCGCGCAGGGCCCTCTTTGCCGGCCAGCACGTCGCGGACTACGCCTGCGTTCGCCGCTGCATCACCGCCGCGAAGCTGTTCGACCGTGGCCAGGCTGATGCCAAGGTCCTGCGGGGAGAACAGCAACTCATTAACGGCACCGTCACGGACCTCCCAAACGGTGGAAGGACCAGTGGTGGTCAGTTCATCCAGGCCGTCATTGCCACGGAAGACCAATCCCCTGCTCCCCCGCCGCGCCAGGACTCCTGCAACGAGCGGCGCCATCCGCGCATTGGCGACGCCCACAGCAGAAGCCTGCACGTTGGCAGGGTTGGTGAGCGGACCCAGGAAATTGAATGCCGTGGGTATGGCAAGTTCGCGGCGGGGCACGGCGGTGTGGCGGAATGACGGGTGGAACACCTGGGCAAAACAGAAGGTGATGCCCGCCTGCTCGGCGTTACGGGCCACCTGCCCGATGGACAGGTCAAGACGGACTCCCAGCGCTTCGAGCACGTCCGCGGACCCGGACGACGACGACGCGGCCCGGTTGCCATGCTTCACCACCTTGGCACCGGCGCCGGCAGCGACAAGGGCGGCCATGGTGGAGATGTTGACAGTGTTAAGTTGGTCACCTCCGGTGCCAACGATGTCCAGTTTCTCCCCGGAAATTTCCACTGGATTGGCATGGGCAAGCATTGCTTCGACCAGGCCGGAAAGCTCATCCACGGTTTCACCCTTGGCGCTGAGCGCCACCAGGAATCCTGCGATCTGGGCGGGCGTGGCTTCGCCGGACATGATGGTGTCCATGGCCCAGGACGTGTTCTCCGCCGTGAGGTCATTGCCTTTAATCAGTGCCGAAATCAGCCGGGGCCAGGTGTTGCCGGACGCTGCAGTTGCCTGTGAAGTCACCTGCTGATGCTATCGAGCGATGGCGGGCACTGACCAATGTGAACGGCGGCGGGAACTTTTCCGGGCAATTTCGCGTCTTTGTAGAAAAAGTCCTTCGAAAAGGCGGTTTGCGTTGGGCAGCACGGACTTTTACAGACATAATGTCTATGTGACATCTGCGACCCATGCCCCCAGTACCCCGGCGCACCCCACGCTGAACCGCCCCAACATGGTTTCTGTCGGAACCGTTGTGTGGCTGTCCAGCGAGTTGATGTTCTTCGCCGGTCTTTTCGCCATGTACTTCACGCTCCGCTCCACGAGTGGTGAAATGTGGGCTGAAGAGACAGCCAAGCTCAACTTCCCCTTTGCGCTCGTCAACACGATTGTCCTTGTGGCCAGTTCCTTTACTTGCCAGATGGGCGTCTTCGCTGCTGAGCGCCTGCAGCCCCGGCGTACCGGAGGTGCCCTTCAGTTCGCCCGTTGGGGAATGAATGAATGGTTCACCCTGACGTTCATCATGGGTGCGTTCTTCGTTGCCGGCCAGACCACCGAATACGCGATGCTGGTTTCCGAGCACGTCTCGCTCTCCTCCAACGCCTACGGCTCTGCCTTCTACATGACCACCGGCTTCCACGGCCTCCACGTCATCGGCGGCCTGATCGCCTTCCTGCTCATCATGGGGCGGTCCTTCGCGGCGAAGAAGTTTGGACACTTCGAAGCAACGTCCGCGATCGTCACCTCTTACTACTGGCACTTCGTTGACGTCGTTTGGATCGGCCTCTTCCTGGTCATCTACGTACTCAAGTAGCCAGCTTTGATTCTTTTTCTACAAGAGGCAGAATTTCAGGTAGCGGCTCCCGGAGCCGGCGCAGGATCGAATAAAGGAACCACCACGTGAAGGCACTCTCACAAAAGCGGCGTCACCCACTTGCAGCAATAGCGCTGCTTCTGATGGGGCTCCTCATCACTGGTGGGCTGTACGCCGTGGCAACCACCGTCAACGAGGCCAAGGCTTCCACCACCACTTTCAGTGCGAATGACGCGGAAGAGGGCGGCAAGCTCTTCGCGGCCAACTGCGCCACCTGCCACGGCATGGGTGCCAGTGGGTCCAAGGATGGCCCCTCGCTGGTGGGTGTCGGTGCCGCAGCTGTCGACTTCCAGGTGGGCACCGGCCGCATGCCGATGCAGATGAACGGACCCCAGGCCCTCAAGAAGCCGGTCCAGTTTAACGATGAACAGACCCACCAGCTTGCAGCCTACGTCGCTTCCCTTGGAGCCGGCCCGGCTATTCCTGAAGAGGACCTGACAAACGGTGGCGGCGACGCCGCTGCCGGTGGCGAACTCTTCCGCACCAACTGCGCCATGTGCCACAACGCCGCTGCTGCCGGTGGCGCGCTGACCAGGGGCAAGTTTGCACCGGCGCTGGCGGATGTATCCGGCAAGCACATCTACGAAGCCATGGCCACGGGCCCGCAGAACATGCCGGTGTTCAATGACGCCAACATCACCCCCGAGGGCAAGAAAGACATCATCACCTTCCTGAAGCAGATCGAAACCACCGGCTCTCCGGGCGGCGCCGATCTCGGCTCCCTCGGCCCCGTTGCTGAAGGCCTGTTCGTATGGGTTGCCGGCCTCGGCGTCATCATCGCCTTCACCATCTGGCTGACCTCCAGGACGTCCTGACTTTCCCTGGGGACACACACAACTTCTGCTGCCCAGTCAGCAGCTTGAAATTAGAAACTAACCCGGCACAGGCCGGGACGAGAGAAGGATGAGGCGAATTATGGGCAACCATAGTGACGGCAGTCCGAACCACTCGGGCACCGTAGCTACGGCTGGTCAGAATGAGGTGGAGAAGTTCCAGGATCCTGGAATTCCCCCGCATCGTTTGCGCCTGGCTGACACGGACCCGAAGGCCGCAAAGCGGGCAGAACGGCAGGTCGCCTTACTATTTGGCATTTCTGTTGTTGGAACCCTGATCTTCCTGGTGGCGTACTTCGCCATTGATCTGGGTGATGACTCCAGCATCGCCACCATCCGGCTCCAGAACGCCCTGCTCGGCGTAGGCACTGCCTTCGCCATGCTGGGTATCGGTATCGGCATCGTGCACTGGGCCAAGGCCCTGATGCCCGATCACGAAGTCTCCGAAGAACGCCACGCGATCCGCTACGAAGAAGACCGCCAGGCCGCTGTCCGCATCGTCGACGACATCGTGGAAGAGACCGGCATCAAGCGCCGCCCGCTGATCCGCAACACCCTGCTCGGTGCTGTGGCGCTTGCCCCGCTCCCCGCCGTCGCCATCTTCGGTGACCTCGGACCCCGTCCGGACGACAAGCTCGCACACACCATGTGGGCTCCCCAGGACGGAAAGCGCAAGCGCCTGACCCGTGACCCTGACGGAACTCCCATCAAGGCGTCGGACGTCACCATCGGTTCTGCCTTCCACGTCATCCCGGAAGGCCTGAACGAACTCGAAGAAGGCAAGCTCAACGAAAAGGCAAAGGCCGTTGTGCTGCTCATGCGCCTTGATCCCGCATCGCTGAACCCGTCCGCGGGCCGCGAAGAGTGGGGCTACAACGGCATCGTTGCCTACTCGAAGATCTGCACCCACGTTGGTTGCCCCGTTGCTCTGTACGAGCAGCAGACGCACCACCTGCTGTGCCCGTGCCACCAGTCCACCTTTGACCTCACTCAAGAGTGCAAGGTGATCTTCGGCCCCGCCAGCCGTCCTCTCCCCCAGCTGCCCATCGCAGTTGACGACGAGGGCTACCTGGTCGCTACCAGCGACTTCCATGAACCCGTTGGACCTAGCTACTGGGAGCGTGCTGAGCATGAGCGCAACATCAACAGCTGAGCCGGCTTTCGTCGCCAAAACCACGACAGGCCGGATCACCGACTTCGTCGACTCACGTGTTGGCGGCTCCGGAATCCTTCGCGAGTTCGGCCGCAAAGTCTTCCCCGACCACTGGTCATTCATGTTCGGCGAAGTTGCGCTCTACTCGTTCGTTATCCTGCTGCTGTCCGGAACGTTCCTGACGTTCTTCTTTGATCCCTCCATGGCGGAAACCCACTACGACGGTGGCTACATTCCGCTCAAGGGAGTGGAAATGTCGGTGGCGTACAGCTCCTCGCTGAACATCTCCTTCGACATCCGCGGCGGACTCTTCATGCGCCAGGTGCACCACTGGGCGGCGCTGCTGTTCGTGGCATCGATCGCAGTCCACATGCTGAGGGTGTTCTTCACCGGTGCATTCCGCCGCCCGCGTGAAATGAACTGGGTCGTGGGCAGCGTCCTGCTGATCCTGGCCATGGCTGCCGGCTTCACCGGCTACTCGCTCCCCGATGACCTCCTGTCGGGCAACGGCCTGCGCATCATCGACGGTGTCATCAAGTCCATCCCGGTCATCGGAACGTACATCTCGTTCTTCCTGTTCGGCGGGGAGTTCCCCGGCACCGCCATCATCAGCCGCCTCTACATGCTGCACATCCTGCTGGTGCCGGCGCTGATCCTGCTGATGATCGTGGTTCACCTGTTCATGGTTGTCGTCCACAAGCACACGCAGTACCCCGGGCCGGGCCGCAACGACAACAACGTTGTTGGCTACCCCCTTGGTCCTGTCTACGCTGCCAAGGCCGGTGGGTTCTTCTTCATCGTCTTCGGCGTGATTGCGTTGATGGCGGCATTCTTCACCATCAACCCGATCTGGAACTACGGTCCGTATGACCCCTCCCCCGTTTCCGCAGGTACCCAGCCTGACTGGTACATCGGCTTTGTTGACGGCGCCCTGCGATTGATGCCGGGAACCCTTGGCGACTGGCACGTGGAGCAGGTCTTCTTCGGACACGTATTCACGTTCAACGTCCTGCTGCCGGCCCTGGTACCGGCCGGCATCCTGTTCACCATCATGTTCATGTACCCGTGGATCGAGCGCTGGGTGACCAAGGACGACCGTGAACACCACGTCCTGGACCGTCCCAGGAACGCCCCCACCCGTACCGCCATCGGCATGGCAGGCTTCGTCTGGTACTGCGTCATGTGGGCCGCTGCCGGTTCCGACCTCATCGCCACCCACTTCGGCGTCTCACTGAACGACGTCACCTACTGGCTGCGGGCCCTGTTCTTCATCGGACCGGTCATCGCATTCATCGTTACCAAGCGCGTGGCCCTTGCCCTGCAGCGCAAGGACCGGGAGATCGCACTGCACGGCCGCGAAACCGGCCGCATCGTCCGGCTCCCGCATGGCGAGTTCATCGAGGTGCACGCTCCGCTGGACGAGTACAAGCGCTACAAGCTGGTTGGTTTTGAGTCGCCTCAGGTCCTCCCGGCGGTCCCCAACGAGCACGGTGTCGTCACCCGCAAGGAAAAGCGTCGCGCGTTCCTCTCCCGCTGGTTCTTTGAGGACCGCGTAGCTCCCGCTACGCCTGCTGAGCTTGAGGCTGCACACGGCCACGGCCACGAGGCTGTCGAAGCGGCAGAAGGCAGCAGGAGCCTGACGCACTAGGCTCCAGCTCGCAACAGGAAAGGCCCGATCCACTGTGGATCGGGCCTTTCCTGCGTTTCCGCCAAGGACGCCTGGAAGCATCCAGCGCGGCTGCACCCGCTGCTGGCCAGTGGAGGCGCAGCCAGCGGACAGACCGGCTTAGTGGTTGCGCGCCCGCCTGGCTCCCGGGCGCTGCAATGGCACCCACAGCTTGTACCGGTCGGCCCTGTAGTAGGACACCGAGTAGTCGACCATTGCCCTGGCGACAAACGCGTGCCGCTGGATCTTCAGCAACGGCGCCCCCACTTCGACGTTGAGCAGGCGGGCCGTGGAGGGCGAGGCCGCGGTCGCCTCGATCATGTCCTCGCCCCACTCCATAACCAGCCCGTACTGCTCGCTGAGGACGTTGTAGAGCGACGTGGGCGGTTCGCCGTCGAGCAGGCCCGGGACGCGATGCGCCGGGATGAAGTTCTCGTCCACGCTCATGGGCTCCCCGTCGGCAAGGAGCAGACGGCGGAAGCGGACCAGGGGTGTACCCTCATCCAGCTGCAGCTCGCGGGCCAGGAAGGCGCTGGCGCCAATCTGTTCGAAACTGAGCACCTTTGCGGCCGGAACCATGCCGCGCCGCTGCATCTCTTCACTGTAGGACGTGAGCTTGACCTGCAGGTCGAGTTTTGGCCGGCGGACGAATGTCCCCAGGCCCACCACCCGTTCGATGACCTCCTCCCCCACCAGGGCATCGATCGCCTGCCGTACGGTCATTCGTGCAAGCCCAAAGCGCTCCGCCAGGTCCCGTTCCGATGGCAGGGCAGAGCCCGGCGGACATGACTGTGCGATGTAGGCACGAAGGATTTCGCGAAGCTGGACGTAAATGGCCGTTCCGCTGGTGCGGTCTATGTCCCCCGTGATTGCGGCGGCGCCGGCTGCCATGATCGTTCTCCTGCCGTTGGGTGTCCTCCCAATTTTAGTTCGGTCTAGACCAGTTGCCGGACCGCTTGGCGTTTTCGCCCCTGAGCCGTTGGGACAGCTATATTTGGTCTGGAAATTTGCCAATGACGGAGGGGGCCGTCTTTTGAAAAGGAGTCCCTTTGCCAACAATGAAAGCCGTGGTGGCAGCGCCGGTGGGCCTGCATGCACGACCTGCCGCGGTATTCGTCCGGGCCGTCACCGACACGGGCCTCCCGGTCACCATCAGCAAGGCCGGCGCCTGCAGGGTGGATGCCCGTTCGCTGCTTCAGGTGATGACCGCTGACTTCCCACAGGGATGCGAAGTGGAGTTGTCCATCATTGAGAGCGGGCTGGAAGGCGCCCTGGGGCGGGAGAAGGCTGAGGAGGCCCTCCTGCAGCTTCGTGAACTCCTGGAGTCACAGGGCGCCGCTTAGAAGGCCTGGGACGGCATACAACGACGTCGGGCCCCACCAATCTGGTGGGGCCCGACGTCGTTATTCTTTTGCTTGCCTAGTGTGCGTGGTCGCCGCGGCTGTACTCGTACACCCAGCCCACGAGGGCCACGAGGGCGAGGCCGCCTGCGATGAAGATGATCCAGGCACCTACTGCCAGGCCCAGGAAGCCGGTGGCGCAGGCGATGCCCAGAACCAGCGGCCACCAGCTCC
Proteins encoded in this window:
- the trpD gene encoding anthranilate phosphoribosyltransferase — protein: MTSQATAASGNTWPRLISALIKGNDLTAENTSWAMDTIMSGEATPAQIAGFLVALSAKGETVDELSGLVEAMLAHANPVEISGEKLDIVGTGGDQLNTVNISTMAALVAAGAGAKVVKHGNRAASSSSGSADVLEALGVRLDLSIGQVARNAEQAGITFCFAQVFHPSFRHTAVPRRELAIPTAFNFLGPLTNPANVQASAVGVANARMAPLVAGVLARRGSRGLVFRGNDGLDELTTTGPSTVWEVRDGAVNELLFSPQDLGISLATVEQLRGGDAAANAGVVRDVLAGKEGPARDAVLVNAAAGLVAFDREAEGPFLARMQRAFARAAQSIDSGAAAAVLDRWVSLSRA
- the ctaE gene encoding aa3-type cytochrome oxidase subunit III, which encodes MTSATHAPSTPAHPTLNRPNMVSVGTVVWLSSELMFFAGLFAMYFTLRSTSGEMWAEETAKLNFPFALVNTIVLVASSFTCQMGVFAAERLQPRRTGGALQFARWGMNEWFTLTFIMGAFFVAGQTTEYAMLVSEHVSLSSNAYGSAFYMTTGFHGLHVIGGLIAFLLIMGRSFAAKKFGHFEATSAIVTSYYWHFVDVVWIGLFLVIYVLK
- the qcrC gene encoding cytochrome bc1 complex diheme cytochrome c subunit codes for the protein MKALSQKRRHPLAAIALLLMGLLITGGLYAVATTVNEAKASTTTFSANDAEEGGKLFAANCATCHGMGASGSKDGPSLVGVGAAAVDFQVGTGRMPMQMNGPQALKKPVQFNDEQTHQLAAYVASLGAGPAIPEEDLTNGGGDAAAGGELFRTNCAMCHNAAAAGGALTRGKFAPALADVSGKHIYEAMATGPQNMPVFNDANITPEGKKDIITFLKQIETTGSPGGADLGSLGPVAEGLFVWVAGLGVIIAFTIWLTSRTS
- the qcrA gene encoding cytochrome bc1 complex Rieske iron-sulfur subunit, producing MGNHSDGSPNHSGTVATAGQNEVEKFQDPGIPPHRLRLADTDPKAAKRAERQVALLFGISVVGTLIFLVAYFAIDLGDDSSIATIRLQNALLGVGTAFAMLGIGIGIVHWAKALMPDHEVSEERHAIRYEEDRQAAVRIVDDIVEETGIKRRPLIRNTLLGAVALAPLPAVAIFGDLGPRPDDKLAHTMWAPQDGKRKRLTRDPDGTPIKASDVTIGSAFHVIPEGLNELEEGKLNEKAKAVVLLMRLDPASLNPSAGREEWGYNGIVAYSKICTHVGCPVALYEQQTHHLLCPCHQSTFDLTQECKVIFGPASRPLPQLPIAVDDEGYLVATSDFHEPVGPSYWERAEHERNINS
- the qcrB gene encoding cytochrome bc1 complex cytochrome b subunit; its protein translation is MSATSTAEPAFVAKTTTGRITDFVDSRVGGSGILREFGRKVFPDHWSFMFGEVALYSFVILLLSGTFLTFFFDPSMAETHYDGGYIPLKGVEMSVAYSSSLNISFDIRGGLFMRQVHHWAALLFVASIAVHMLRVFFTGAFRRPREMNWVVGSVLLILAMAAGFTGYSLPDDLLSGNGLRIIDGVIKSIPVIGTYISFFLFGGEFPGTAIISRLYMLHILLVPALILLMIVVHLFMVVVHKHTQYPGPGRNDNNVVGYPLGPVYAAKAGGFFFIVFGVIALMAAFFTINPIWNYGPYDPSPVSAGTQPDWYIGFVDGALRLMPGTLGDWHVEQVFFGHVFTFNVLLPALVPAGILFTIMFMYPWIERWVTKDDREHHVLDRPRNAPTRTAIGMAGFVWYCVMWAAAGSDLIATHFGVSLNDVTYWLRALFFIGPVIAFIVTKRVALALQRKDREIALHGRETGRIVRLPHGEFIEVHAPLDEYKRYKLVGFESPQVLPAVPNEHGVVTRKEKRRAFLSRWFFEDRVAPATPAELEAAHGHGHEAVEAAEGSRSLTH
- a CDS encoding GntR family transcriptional regulator, yielding MAAGAAAITGDIDRTSGTAIYVQLREILRAYIAQSCPPGSALPSERDLAERFGLARMTVRQAIDALVGEEVIERVVGLGTFVRRPKLDLQVKLTSYSEEMQRRGMVPAAKVLSFEQIGASAFLARELQLDEGTPLVRFRRLLLADGEPMSVDENFIPAHRVPGLLDGEPPTSLYNVLSEQYGLVMEWGEDMIEATAASPSTARLLNVEVGAPLLKIQRHAFVARAMVDYSVSYYRADRYKLWVPLQRPGARRARNH
- a CDS encoding HPr family phosphocarrier protein, with translation MPTMKAVVAAPVGLHARPAAVFVRAVTDTGLPVTISKAGACRVDARSLLQVMTADFPQGCEVELSIIESGLEGALGREKAEEALLQLRELLESQGAA